The following are encoded together in the Proteiniphilum saccharofermentans genome:
- the pdxH gene encoding pyridoxamine 5'-phosphate oxidase has product MDELSRMRHEYQAGSLNETEMAPNPFDEFKVWLETAIASGLSEPNAMTVASATPDGRPSARVVLLKELNEKGFVFYTNYMSRKGQELLANPFTAAVFDWHEIERQVRIEGIAEKVEDEEADAYFNVRPNDAKIGAWASPQSRIVRGREELEELEKRYANQFSGSEIPRPPHWGGFLIRPTMIEFWQGRPNRMHDRMAYYKGDKGWNMQRLAP; this is encoded by the coding sequence ATGGACGAATTAAGTAGAATGAGGCATGAATACCAAGCAGGAAGCCTTAACGAAACAGAGATGGCACCGAATCCTTTCGATGAATTCAAGGTATGGTTGGAAACAGCCATTGCCTCCGGTTTGTCGGAACCCAACGCCATGACCGTAGCTTCAGCCACTCCCGACGGAAGGCCTTCAGCGCGTGTGGTACTTTTAAAAGAGCTGAATGAGAAAGGATTTGTATTTTACACCAACTATATGAGCCGGAAAGGACAGGAATTACTTGCTAATCCTTTTACTGCAGCCGTTTTCGACTGGCATGAGATCGAACGGCAGGTAAGGATCGAAGGTATTGCCGAGAAGGTGGAGGACGAAGAGGCGGATGCCTATTTCAACGTACGGCCCAATGATGCCAAGATAGGGGCATGGGCATCACCCCAAAGCAGGATAGTAAGGGGACGCGAAGAACTGGAAGAGCTGGAGAAGAGGTATGCAAATCAATTCTCCGGCAGTGAAATACCACGACCTCCTCATTGGGGCGGTTTTCTGATTCGACCGACAATGATCGAATTCTGGCAGGGACGCCCCAACCGAATGCACGACCGCATGGCGTATTATAAAGGAGACAAGGGCTGGAATATGCAACGATTAGCTCCCTGA
- a CDS encoding IS4 family transposase has product MHKDPFVFSQLVQFMDRNHFNYLVRKYEGDRYVKSFTCWNQLLTMMFGQLTNRESLRDLIVATEAHSGKLYHLGMGKSVTRSNLSKANEQRDYRIFEDYAKFMINEARKRRIDKIFELEGHVYAFDSTTIDLCLSVFEWAKFRKHKGGIKMHTLYDIEAQVPAFVHITPANVHDSKAMLEIPYEPGAHYIFDRGYNDYGNLYTIHRTKGFFVLRAKNNVQMKPRTWKRRLARGIVSDIVGTFTVYKSTKVYPEELRKVICIDPEDGSKYIFLTNNLTATASLISELYRNRWSVELFFKWVKQHLRIKKFWGTSENAVRVQIYCAIITYCLVAIVQHGMKLERSIYEVLQILGISLTDKTHLRDLFDKKNINDVKDLYGSSELNLFNF; this is encoded by the coding sequence ATGCATAAAGACCCATTCGTTTTCTCCCAATTAGTCCAGTTCATGGATAGGAATCACTTCAATTACCTTGTACGCAAGTATGAAGGTGATAGATACGTCAAGAGCTTTACCTGTTGGAATCAGCTACTTACGATGATGTTCGGGCAACTGACCAACCGCGAAAGCCTCCGCGATCTAATTGTAGCGACCGAGGCGCATAGCGGCAAACTTTACCATCTTGGAATGGGAAAGTCGGTGACCCGAAGCAATCTTAGCAAGGCTAATGAGCAGCGCGACTATCGTATATTCGAGGACTATGCCAAGTTCATGATCAACGAGGCAAGGAAGCGGCGGATTGACAAAATCTTCGAGCTTGAAGGGCATGTCTATGCGTTCGATTCGACTACGATTGACCTGTGTCTGTCGGTGTTCGAATGGGCTAAATTCCGTAAGCATAAAGGCGGCATCAAGATGCACACGCTTTACGATATAGAGGCTCAAGTTCCTGCTTTCGTGCATATTACTCCGGCAAACGTACACGATTCCAAGGCTATGCTTGAGATACCATACGAGCCAGGGGCCCATTATATTTTCGATCGCGGCTACAACGATTACGGCAACCTGTACACTATTCACCGCACTAAAGGATTCTTCGTTCTGAGAGCCAAAAACAACGTCCAGATGAAGCCGAGAACTTGGAAAAGGCGACTTGCGCGAGGCATCGTTTCCGACATAGTCGGCACTTTCACCGTGTATAAAAGCACCAAGGTTTATCCGGAGGAACTGCGAAAGGTGATTTGCATCGATCCTGAGGATGGTAGCAAATACATTTTTCTTACCAATAATCTGACAGCCACGGCCTCTCTGATTTCGGAACTTTACCGCAATCGGTGGAGTGTGGAACTATTCTTCAAATGGGTGAAGCAACATCTCCGAATCAAGAAGTTCTGGGGTACATCAGAGAATGCCGTGCGTGTCCAAATCTATTGTGCAATAATTACTTATTGCCTTGTAGCAATAGTTCAACACGGCATGAAATTGGAACGCAGCATCTACGAAGTCCTTCAAATTCTTGGAATCTCGCTTACCGACAAGACCCATTTGCGGGACTTGTTCGACAAAAAGAATATCAATGATGTCAAAGATCTCTATGGTTCGAGTGAACTAAATTTATTCAACTTTTAA
- a CDS encoding integrase core domain-containing protein, which produces MLIEEHYPLTGKPYPKRLIFKVVGYSSSTWYENPTPKTGKRGRKPKHSDEEVLQEIKEEIKKSTFNAEGYLKVKNRMGKRKINALVAGKARVNRIMRENNLLSPYRRPGETNKREHDGTIITDAPNVMWATDGKKFWIDGSGWHWFFGVIDHFNDEIISWHIARKGNRFAAMEPVRAAVRKTFGSVGKDVCKGMKLQLRSDHGSQYDSADFMNEMKFLGLEMSKAFVRSPQCNGIIERFHRTLEEQVLQTETFSSFEEAYNSINQFINDYNTDWILHRLEYCSPVEYREKYAENQRKENDDIPSGNKDPEVQLVLISSGSMPRRNEIALQAMVKGAITYSNTPSINPSV; this is translated from the coding sequence ATGCTGATAGAGGAACATTATCCATTAACCGGGAAACCATATCCGAAGCGTTTGATATTCAAGGTAGTCGGCTACAGCAGCAGCACCTGGTATGAAAACCCTACTCCCAAAACAGGGAAACGGGGCAGAAAACCCAAGCATAGCGATGAAGAGGTTTTACAGGAGATTAAGGAAGAAATTAAGAAGAGTACATTCAACGCTGAAGGTTATCTGAAAGTGAAAAACCGCATGGGTAAAAGGAAGATAAACGCTCTGGTAGCCGGCAAGGCACGTGTGAACCGCATCATGCGGGAAAACAACCTGCTGAGCCCCTACAGAAGGCCCGGGGAGACGAATAAGCGCGAACATGATGGTACTATAATCACGGATGCACCCAATGTCATGTGGGCCACTGATGGGAAGAAGTTCTGGATTGATGGGTCAGGTTGGCATTGGTTCTTTGGTGTGATCGATCACTTTAACGATGAGATTATCTCATGGCATATTGCAAGGAAAGGCAACCGTTTTGCCGCCATGGAGCCTGTTAGGGCCGCTGTACGGAAGACTTTCGGTTCGGTAGGTAAGGATGTGTGTAAAGGAATGAAGTTGCAATTAAGAAGCGACCATGGCTCGCAGTATGACTCTGCTGATTTTATGAATGAAATGAAATTCCTGGGATTGGAGATGTCCAAAGCGTTTGTACGGTCACCGCAATGCAACGGGATAATAGAGCGGTTTCACCGCACCCTGGAAGAACAGGTGTTGCAAACAGAAACATTTTCTTCTTTTGAGGAAGCTTATAACAGTATTAATCAATTTATTAATGATTACAACACGGATTGGATACTTCATAGACTGGAATACTGTTCACCTGTAGAATACAGGGAAAAGTACGCTGAAAACCAGCGAAAAGAAAATGATGACATACCATCGGGCAATAAGGATCCTGAGGTTCAGCTTGTCCTCATTTCAAGTGGCTCAATGCCACGAAGAAATGAAATAGCTCTTCAGGCAATGGTAAAAGGGGCAATTACTTACAGTAACACCCCTTCTATAAATCCTTCGGTATAA
- a CDS encoding ABC transporter ATP-binding protein, producing the protein MIKAEKIYKSFGPLQVLKGIDLEVRKGEIVSIVGPSGAGKTTLLMIMGTLEKADSGRIYIDNHELSSLSEKKLSDFRNRNIGFVFQFHQLLPEFTALENVMIPALIGHAKHVEAEARAKDLLCMMGLSERITHKPAELSGGEKQRVAVARALINDPLVVFADEPSGSLDSDNKEELHKLFFELRDKLNQTFIIVTHDEQLASITDRTIHMIDGQIVDQ; encoded by the coding sequence ATGATAAAAGCAGAAAAAATTTATAAGAGCTTCGGCCCGCTTCAGGTACTGAAAGGGATCGATCTGGAGGTGCGGAAAGGAGAGATAGTATCTATCGTGGGGCCGAGTGGCGCGGGTAAGACTACCCTGCTTATGATCATGGGGACTTTGGAGAAAGCCGATTCAGGCAGGATTTATATCGATAATCACGAATTAAGTTCACTGAGTGAAAAAAAATTGTCTGATTTCCGGAACAGGAATATCGGATTTGTTTTTCAGTTTCACCAGTTGCTGCCTGAGTTTACCGCCCTCGAAAATGTGATGATCCCGGCGCTGATAGGGCATGCGAAACATGTCGAAGCAGAAGCGAGAGCAAAGGATCTGCTGTGTATGATGGGACTTTCAGAACGTATCACCCATAAGCCGGCGGAATTATCCGGCGGTGAAAAACAACGTGTCGCAGTAGCCCGTGCATTGATAAACGATCCCCTTGTAGTGTTTGCCGATGAGCCTTCCGGTAGCCTCGACTCCGATAATAAGGAGGAGCTTCACAAGCTTTTTTTCGAACTGCGGGACAAGCTTAACCAGACCTTTATCATTGTGACGCATGATGAGCAGCTGGCATCGATCACCGACAGAACCATCCATATGATAGACGGACAGATAGTCGATCAATAA
- a CDS encoding S9 family peptidase produces the protein MKSKSLFMAIIITGSMLACNEASQTPASKETGKKGNKELTETIGKAKPTIKDGIMTPEILYSFGRVGSVEVSPDKSHILYQVTYVSIPQNKTNSELFIMKSDGSEKKQLTITNTQENNPQWIADGKKIAFLSNETGSSQIWTINPDGGGMKQISNVEGGIDGFKYSPDGKKVLFIKSVKTVETAAEKYPDLPDASGRIVDDLMYKHWDKWVESVPHPFVADLSGNKLSNIKDLLEGEPYEAPMAPFGGIEQLAWSPDGKTIAYTSRKKTGKEYTLSTNSDIYFYDVESGQTQNMTEGMMGYDVNPQFSPDGKYLAWQSMERDGYEADKNRLFVMDLATGEKTYVTEAFDYNTDDFVWNSDNRTIYMVSSVKGTTQLHTADIVTKEITPLTQGKYDYTSVALGNGKLIAKRQSMSQPAEIYSVDIASGQATEISFENKEILDRLRMGEVEERWITTTDGKEMLTWVVYPPDFDPKKSYPALLYCQGGPQSMVSQFWSYRWNLQMMAANGYIVVAPNRRGLPGFGQEWLEQISGDYGGQNMKDYLAAIDAVSKEPFVDENRLGCTGASYGGFSTYWLAGNHDGRFKAFLSHAGIFNLEAQYLETEEMFFANWDMGGPFWDKSNAIAQRTYANSPHKFIDRWDTPIMITHGEYDYRILASQGMMAFNAAQLRGIPSRMLIFPDENHWISKPQNGVLFQREFFRWFDEWLK, from the coding sequence ATGAAGAGTAAATCACTATTTATGGCAATTATTATTACCGGGAGCATGCTGGCCTGCAACGAAGCTTCCCAGACGCCGGCTTCCAAAGAGACGGGTAAAAAAGGAAATAAAGAGCTGACCGAGACGATAGGCAAAGCAAAACCCACTATAAAGGACGGTATCATGACGCCTGAAATCCTTTACAGTTTTGGCAGGGTAGGGAGTGTGGAGGTCTCGCCCGACAAATCGCATATCCTCTATCAGGTGACTTATGTGAGTATTCCCCAGAATAAAACCAACTCGGAGTTGTTTATCATGAAAAGCGACGGCTCGGAGAAGAAACAACTCACCATCACCAATACGCAGGAAAATAACCCGCAATGGATCGCAGATGGTAAAAAGATAGCCTTCCTTAGCAATGAGACCGGTTCTTCGCAGATATGGACTATTAATCCTGATGGGGGAGGGATGAAGCAGATATCCAATGTAGAAGGTGGAATCGATGGATTTAAATATTCTCCTGATGGGAAGAAAGTGCTGTTCATCAAAAGTGTGAAAACGGTGGAGACGGCAGCTGAAAAATACCCCGACCTGCCGGATGCATCGGGTAGGATAGTAGACGATCTGATGTACAAGCATTGGGACAAGTGGGTGGAAAGCGTGCCCCATCCCTTTGTGGCTGATCTTTCAGGTAATAAGTTATCAAATATAAAAGATCTTTTGGAAGGAGAGCCCTATGAAGCGCCGATGGCACCGTTTGGGGGTATAGAGCAACTTGCCTGGAGCCCCGACGGCAAAACTATAGCCTACACATCCCGCAAAAAGACAGGAAAAGAGTACACTCTTTCTACTAATTCCGATATCTATTTTTACGATGTGGAAAGCGGTCAGACTCAAAATATGACTGAAGGGATGATGGGGTACGACGTGAATCCGCAGTTCTCGCCCGATGGGAAATATCTTGCCTGGCAGAGTATGGAACGCGACGGATATGAAGCTGATAAGAACCGGTTGTTCGTGATGGATCTGGCGACAGGTGAAAAGACCTACGTTACGGAAGCGTTCGATTATAATACCGATGATTTTGTCTGGAACAGTGACAACCGTACTATATATATGGTATCGTCCGTAAAAGGAACCACTCAACTGCACACGGCAGACATCGTTACCAAAGAGATCACTCCTCTTACTCAGGGAAAATATGACTATACCTCTGTCGCCCTGGGAAATGGCAAACTGATCGCGAAACGGCAGTCCATGTCGCAACCGGCGGAGATCTACAGTGTGGATATTGCGTCGGGGCAGGCTACCGAAATATCGTTTGAAAATAAAGAGATACTCGACCGGCTACGGATGGGAGAGGTGGAAGAGCGCTGGATCACCACTACCGATGGTAAGGAGATGCTCACATGGGTAGTCTATCCACCCGATTTCGATCCTAAAAAGAGCTATCCGGCTTTGTTGTATTGTCAGGGAGGGCCACAGAGTATGGTAAGCCAGTTCTGGTCGTATCGCTGGAATCTCCAGATGATGGCAGCCAATGGTTATATCGTGGTAGCGCCTAATCGCCGCGGCTTACCCGGATTCGGACAGGAATGGCTCGAACAGATCAGTGGTGATTACGGTGGACAGAATATGAAGGATTATCTTGCAGCCATCGATGCTGTGTCGAAAGAACCTTTTGTAGATGAGAACCGGCTTGGTTGTACCGGAGCCAGCTACGGCGGTTTCTCTACTTACTGGCTTGCCGGAAATCACGACGGGCGCTTTAAAGCGTTTTTGTCGCATGCAGGTATCTTCAATCTGGAAGCGCAATACCTGGAGACGGAAGAGATGTTCTTTGCCAACTGGGATATGGGAGGCCCGTTCTGGGATAAGTCAAATGCCATTGCACAACGGACATATGCCAATTCTCCCCATAAGTTCATAGATAGATGGGATACACCGATCATGATTACCCATGGTGAATATGACTATCGTATTCTGGCATCGCAAGGAATGATGGCGTTCAATGCCGCCCAATTGAGAGGTATTCCGTCGCGTATGCTTATCTTCCCCGACGAGAATCATTGGATCAGCAAGCCTCAGAACGGAGTCCTGTTTCAGCGCGAGTTCTTCCGCTGGTTTGATGAGTGGTTGAAGTAA
- a CDS encoding site-specific integrase, translating to MATLRVYLDTRRAKSSGEYPVKIVVNHRKDIMISTGISAFKSQFKDGRLIPSAKNSASKNAILTRSVDKIEKALFDLEREDRLNSLSDTQLKNILTKREDVNLFFETFERVIKTRRAPKTAEIYQYTLDVVREYDDRVNFRSINREWLDEFVKHLSQRMSVNSISIHLRNIRAVFNLALDDGITTSYPFRKYQIKSERTAHRNLELDEMKKIIAYNGKYGVFRDFFLLSFYLIGMNMKDLLYLEKTALHKDRISYNRSKTGSFLGIKVEPEAMKLIEKYKGEDEYLLNFIHLYKDYDGFKRGINYSLKKLSDDQGVINSKLSTYYARHSWASIASSIDIPNDTISAALGHSHGSRVTSLYINFDRRKIDEANRMVIDEVAGR from the coding sequence ATGGCAACTTTAAGGGTCTATCTGGATACACGAAGGGCGAAGAGTAGCGGGGAATACCCGGTGAAAATTGTAGTAAACCATCGCAAAGATATAATGATATCAACGGGGATCAGCGCATTTAAGTCGCAATTCAAGGACGGCAGGTTAATCCCATCGGCAAAAAACAGCGCTTCAAAGAATGCCATTCTCACACGAAGTGTTGACAAGATAGAGAAAGCCTTATTCGATCTCGAAAGAGAGGACAGGTTGAACAGTCTTTCCGATACGCAACTGAAAAACATATTAACCAAAAGAGAAGACGTCAATCTGTTTTTTGAGACTTTTGAAAGAGTAATAAAAACCCGCCGTGCTCCAAAAACAGCAGAAATATACCAATATACCTTAGATGTCGTCAGAGAATATGACGACAGGGTGAATTTCAGGTCAATAAACAGGGAATGGCTTGATGAATTTGTCAAGCATCTCTCGCAAAGAATGTCCGTTAATTCTATTTCAATCCATCTAAGAAATATCCGGGCGGTGTTTAACCTCGCCCTTGACGACGGGATTACTACCTCTTATCCTTTCAGGAAGTATCAAATAAAAAGCGAAAGGACAGCGCATAGAAATTTAGAATTGGACGAGATGAAAAAAATAATAGCATATAACGGAAAATACGGCGTTTTCCGTGACTTTTTCCTATTGTCCTTCTATCTCATCGGGATGAATATGAAAGACCTACTATACCTCGAAAAAACAGCATTACACAAGGATAGGATAAGTTATAACAGGTCAAAGACGGGATCATTTTTAGGGATTAAGGTTGAGCCGGAAGCGATGAAATTAATTGAAAAATACAAAGGCGAAGACGAGTATCTGCTCAATTTTATCCATCTATACAAAGATTACGACGGGTTCAAAAGGGGTATAAACTACTCTCTAAAGAAGTTATCCGACGATCAGGGTGTGATTAACAGTAAGCTTTCCACTTATTATGCCAGGCACTCATGGGCGAGCATTGCCTCTTCTATAGATATACCAAATGACACCATTTCTGCCGCCTTAGGGCACTCTCATGGAAGCAGGGTGACATCCCTCTATATAAACTTCGATAGGCGTAAAATAGATGAAGCAAACAGGATGGTGATTGACGAGGTGGCGGGGAGGTGA
- the tsaB gene encoding tRNA (adenosine(37)-N6)-threonylcarbamoyltransferase complex dimerization subunit type 1 TsaB, with protein sequence MCTLLTIETSTPVCSCALSRDGEILVNKENYEGRSHASLIGLFVHEIMEYAREQDIHLDAIAVSSGPGSYTGLRIGVSEAKGLSYGLDIPMIAIPTARIMASMMREKADEDTLLCPMIDARRMEVYATFFDRSLNMIRETSADIVKEDSYSDLLEKQKIIFFGNGAEKCRTVITHPNALFFDDIHPLASAMVSLAEKAFADKTFVDVAYFEPFYLKEFVATVPKNKVIDVKS encoded by the coding sequence ATGTGTACGCTGCTTACAATTGAAACATCCACTCCCGTATGTTCCTGTGCGCTTTCGCGTGATGGGGAGATCCTGGTAAATAAAGAGAATTATGAAGGCCGGTCGCATGCAAGCCTGATAGGTCTGTTTGTCCATGAGATAATGGAGTATGCCAGAGAACAGGATATCCACCTGGACGCTATCGCTGTGAGTAGCGGCCCCGGCTCTTATACCGGACTGCGTATCGGTGTATCGGAAGCCAAGGGATTGAGTTACGGCCTGGATATTCCAATGATCGCCATTCCCACGGCCCGTATCATGGCTTCGATGATGAGAGAGAAAGCAGATGAAGATACGCTGCTTTGCCCGATGATTGATGCCCGGCGGATGGAGGTCTATGCCACCTTCTTCGACCGGTCGCTGAATATGATCCGTGAAACATCGGCCGACATAGTGAAAGAGGACAGTTACAGCGACCTTCTTGAGAAACAGAAGATCATCTTTTTCGGAAACGGTGCAGAGAAATGCCGTACTGTCATCACGCATCCCAATGCGCTGTTCTTTGATGATATTCACCCGCTGGCTTCGGCAATGGTGTCTCTGGCCGAAAAGGCCTTTGCCGATAAAACGTTTGTGGATGTAGCCTATTTTGAACCTTTTTACCTGAAAGAGTTTGTAGCTACCGTACCAAAGAATAAGGTGATTGACGTTAAAAGCTAA
- a CDS encoding RNA recognition motif domain-containing protein, with protein MNIFVAGLSYQITDADLKELFEEYGDVSSAKIITDRETRRSKGYGFVEMSNEGDGQRAIEELNDAEYDGRTLSVSVARPRAEGDRPRYNNNRGGGYGNRDRNRY; from the coding sequence ATGAACATTTTTGTAGCTGGCTTAAGTTATCAGATTACTGATGCCGATTTAAAAGAACTGTTTGAAGAATACGGAGACGTTTCTTCTGCCAAGATTATTACTGATCGTGAAACCCGCCGTTCAAAAGGCTATGGTTTCGTAGAAATGTCCAACGAAGGTGATGGACAACGCGCCATTGAAGAACTCAACGATGCTGAATACGACGGACGTACATTGTCTGTCTCTGTAGCTCGCCCTCGTGCTGAGGGAGATCGTCCGAGGTATAATAACAACCGTGGAGGTGGTTACGGAAACCGCGACAGGAACAGGTATTAA
- a CDS encoding M3 family metallopeptidase, translated as MKKILLTISCAMIMMTTPAKENPFLKPFATPYGTAPFDLIKIEHYEPAFEKAIKAHQSEIDAIVANPQNPTFSNTIEAIEYSGEMLSRVSSVFFNLLSAESNDEMMEISQRLSPELSQHSNNINLNEELFKRVKAVYDVRHTSGLTPEQIRLTEKYYENFENSGATLSPEGKEKYRELSMELSKASLAFGQNNLRETNAFEMVLTDKADLTGLPETLIDAAATKAKLKGKEGWLIDLSAPSYMGFMKYSSRRDLREKLYMAYSMKGVAGGEFDNQENVRKIVNLRLEIARLMGYNTYSEYILKNRMAKNEAAVFGLLDRLAEAFTPTAHQELEDVKSFASEMEGKPFDLQPWDWSYYADKLKDNRFDLNDEMTRPYFELENVKKGVFGLATDLYGLQFVRNRDIQVYHPEVEAYEVFDENGDFLSVLYTDFHPRDGKHSGAWMTSFKEQYMRDGKDSRPHVSIVMNFTRPTETKPALLTFDEVKTFLHEFGHALHGMLSKCTYETLSGTSVYRDFVELPSHIMENWLVQKEYLDKFAFHYQTGEKMPEELLQKIVDASNYNVGYATLRQLSFGYLDMAWHSLEAPFEGDVRAFEQDAMARVQLLPVVPETCMSASFSHIFSGGYAAGYYSYKWSEVMDADAFSVFKKNGIFDKETARSFRINILEKGNTEDPMTLFIRFRGQEPSVEALLRRSGIDN; from the coding sequence ATGAAGAAAATATTATTAACAATCAGCTGTGCAATGATAATGATGACTACCCCGGCAAAAGAGAACCCTTTTCTTAAACCTTTTGCTACCCCTTATGGAACGGCTCCGTTCGATTTAATCAAAATAGAGCATTATGAACCTGCTTTCGAAAAAGCGATAAAAGCACATCAGTCGGAGATTGATGCAATTGTCGCTAATCCCCAGAACCCTACTTTTAGCAACACCATCGAAGCGATCGAATATTCCGGTGAGATGTTATCCCGGGTGAGCAGTGTCTTCTTCAATCTGCTGAGCGCTGAGAGCAATGATGAGATGATGGAGATATCGCAACGGTTAAGTCCGGAGTTATCACAACATTCCAACAATATCAACCTGAATGAAGAGCTCTTTAAACGGGTAAAAGCGGTGTATGACGTACGCCATACTTCCGGACTTACTCCAGAGCAAATCCGGCTGACCGAGAAATACTACGAAAACTTTGAAAACAGTGGAGCCACGCTATCTCCCGAAGGAAAAGAGAAATACCGCGAGTTGTCGATGGAACTGAGCAAGGCTAGCCTTGCATTCGGGCAGAACAACCTCCGGGAAACCAATGCTTTTGAGATGGTGCTTACCGATAAGGCCGATCTGACGGGATTGCCGGAGACCCTGATAGATGCTGCCGCCACAAAAGCAAAGTTGAAAGGAAAAGAAGGGTGGCTGATCGATCTGTCGGCGCCCAGCTATATGGGATTTATGAAATATTCCTCGCGCCGCGATCTACGTGAGAAACTTTATATGGCTTACAGCATGAAAGGTGTGGCCGGTGGAGAATTCGACAACCAGGAAAATGTGCGGAAGATCGTGAATCTCCGTCTGGAGATCGCCCGTCTGATGGGGTATAACACCTATTCTGAATACATATTAAAGAACAGGATGGCGAAGAATGAGGCGGCAGTTTTCGGATTACTCGACAGGCTGGCAGAGGCATTTACGCCGACAGCCCACCAGGAACTGGAAGATGTGAAGTCGTTTGCCTCAGAGATGGAAGGAAAACCGTTCGACCTGCAACCGTGGGACTGGAGCTATTATGCCGATAAGCTGAAAGACAACCGTTTTGATTTGAATGACGAGATGACGCGTCCCTATTTCGAATTGGAGAATGTGAAAAAGGGCGTTTTCGGACTGGCAACGGATCTCTACGGTTTACAATTTGTGAGAAACAGGGATATTCAGGTCTATCATCCCGAGGTGGAGGCCTATGAGGTGTTTGATGAAAACGGCGATTTCCTTTCCGTTTTATATACTGACTTCCATCCCCGCGATGGCAAGCATTCCGGTGCATGGATGACCTCTTTTAAAGAGCAATATATGAGAGACGGTAAAGATAGCCGTCCCCATGTTTCCATTGTAATGAATTTCACCCGTCCAACCGAGACCAAACCGGCGTTGCTTACTTTCGACGAGGTGAAGACATTCCTGCATGAGTTCGGTCATGCGCTACATGGTATGCTGTCGAAATGCACTTACGAAACACTTTCAGGTACCAGTGTTTACCGCGATTTCGTAGAACTACCCTCGCATATCATGGAAAACTGGTTGGTACAGAAGGAATATCTCGATAAGTTCGCTTTCCACTACCAAACAGGTGAAAAGATGCCTGAAGAGCTGTTGCAGAAAATAGTGGATGCATCCAACTATAACGTCGGTTATGCTACCTTGCGTCAACTCTCATTCGGATACCTCGATATGGCGTGGCATTCTTTGGAAGCACCGTTTGAAGGAGATGTCCGTGCATTTGAACAGGATGCCATGGCACGTGTACAACTCCTGCCGGTAGTTCCCGAAACATGTATGTCTGCTTCATTCAGTCATATATTCTCAGGAGGTTATGCGGCTGGTTATTATAGTTATAAATGGTCGGAAGTGATGGATGCGGATGCTTTCTCCGTTTTTAAGAAGAATGGTATTTTTGACAAGGAAACCGCCCGTTCATTCAGAATCAATATTTTAGAGAAAGGAAACACTGAAGATCCAATGACGCTTTTTATTCGTTTCCGTGGTCAGGAACCTAGTGTGGAAGCCCTACTCAGAAGAAGTGGTATTGATAACTAA